AACATTGCTGGATGCCTATGCAAACTCAATCGGTTTGATGAAGCATTATCTGACTATAAATCAGCCAAAGACACCAGGATATTGCTCTCTGCAAACTGTGCGATAGATTTGTCTGTTGCAGAGTGTTTAAGTAAAATAGGATTTTGCTTGTATACACTGCATAATTACAAAGAAGCCTTAGATTCTTACAACAACGAGCTAGAAATCCTTGAAAATATAGTTATGTCTGTTGAtcttaaagaaaaaattgaagatTGCCAGTACAACAAGAAGGCATGTTTTTTACATCTTCGTGATGGCGTATGAAGTGTTGCTTAAAAGAATGCCAAGAAAGTTTACGATTGATTGATAGCTTGGTTTGACAAAGCTTACAAGAAAGTTTACGATTGATTGATAGCTTGATTTGACAAAGCTTACCGTATAAACCTAAATAGAAATTGGCAAATGCAAGCCTATAATAATTGAATGATTTGATTGTCTCAGGTCATTTagatgcactttttagtttttgtagTAACGTCTACGTTTGCATTTTTGTAGCCGTTCACCAAAAagccttttttcttttatgttctGGAGTTTTTGTGTGCTATATAAAATTTGCCATGCGTTGTAAAAGCAGAAAATATAACAATGTGGTTTTTAAGTTAATATATATTTACAGTTAGGTTAAGCAGATCACATTTTCTGAGTTAATTCAAACTATTGATAAGTTAgctcaaaatttattaaaaattccTCGTGAACTGCAATATTATAAGAACtagatatagtttggcactctgaaggttaactttatatctTTCGACACGAgttttcgcaagcataagcttgcttcttcaggtgtactgtgaaatggcaaaaaaatatttcaaaattgctaGGTAAATGTCTGCTTGGAAACAACCATcgcaattgtgacgtaatatctACATGAATCCAACCAATCACAAAATACTTAatgatttaacaaaataaaataatataaattggTAAATGAAAGGAAACGGGAATAAAGCTCTATTAAAGTcaaataatatatatttatttataaagttCCATAAAACCGGCATCTCTGTTAAGGCCGTCATTAATGCAATTAAAGAAGTAAATGATACGCTGTTCCTCAATTTTGCAATCAAGGCGGTTATTAGAAATTAATGTTCGTAATACGGTGATGCGTGAGTTGTTGATGTTATGGCCCGGTGAGTTGAAATGTTCAGCTACTGGTTTATGGTTATGTTCATGACGGTTGTTCATGATGGATACCATTTTTATGATCCGTGAATCATTTCCTCAAGGATGATCCTGTTTTTCCCACGTAAACTTCTTCAGATGGTTCGGGTAATTTGCTTGACGTCAGGAGATTTCTGAGGTTGAGAGGTTGTCAGTAAGCTATTAGAGGTTGGTTTGGAGAGACAGCATTGAATTTAGGATCAGCATTGCGTTTAGGATTAACATTGAGAATGCCCTGTAGATCTTTAGCTATATACTCTTTATGGTTCTCAGTTGTGGAGAGAATGTCATGACGATTGGAGTCCTATACGACTCTTGAGGCTTACGCCCATAATCCAGGAGCTTGTAGCGTGATTTCTTTTTTCGTTTTGGTAGCCGAGCGTCGCAAATTCCCGATGTAATTTGCGTAGTTGTTGGTCTCGGTCTGAAAGGGAAGAGCAAATGCGGCAGTATCTTAATGCTTGACTGCAAACAATAGATTTACATATATGAGGGGGGTGTGAGCTGTTAGGGTGTAGGTAAATAAAAGAATCTGTAGGTTTTCTGTAGGTTTTATACTTTATTCTGGATTAACGCTACCTGGGTGTCTAAGAAGTGGACTTCCGTTTTGGACCATTCCAACGTCAATTGGATGCTAAAATGTTTAGAGTTAAGGGCCTCCGAAAATTGGACAAGATTATCGTAACCGTGAGTCCTAAATAAATTTAGTTAAAGATTCGGTAACGGCAAAGGTGTCGTTAGGCGGAAGACTACGACGGATGGCCTGTTGACCGGTTTTGTGAAGACTGTTCGTGGAATGAGgaattttttgccatttcacAGTTCACCGGAAgtagcaagcttatgcttgcgaaagctcgtgtcgaaatatttaaagttaacagtcagagtgccaaactatatcctgttttatgttttacttTAACATTTGGTTagcacggttcagacaacatcaacatTATAAGAACTGGTTGGTTTAGCCTATGTATGCCTATGGCTGTATTTTTGTGTAACAGTCTTAAACccaacaaaacaattaaagttaaaatgtATAGAGTAGACTACGCTTGCATGCATTTTTACCGCGGTGATGCTATTGTATATTTATACTGAGCCCTTTATACAGTTAACAGAATGTATAACGTTCAATCTCGGTAGAGCATGGCACTGCAAGTTCATATACTTAAGGAATTTCatggtttttgttttacaCTAAGTATAGGTGTTTCTGGTGTAATATATCCCGAAGAAATACAAGAACTATTGATAGTCTGGTCACCAAATAGCCATTTGATAGAAGAATCAAGAGTTTTGTGAGGAAGTGCTCCTCCATTGTCAACCAGAACTCGACAGATCTTGCATATAGGAGATTCGTACCCAGGGCGAAGCATTTGTGTGGGGACGTTTACCGGTATTGGCTCCTTCTTCCAGTGAAAATATTCCCTGTACGCCGAATCGTTTTTATCTAGATAGTGCATGTACTCGACAAGTTTCTGTGGTGATTCAAAATCTTCAACGTGAATAAAGGAATATTTTGGAGCCAAAGCTGCAACGTCTTCACGTGAAGGTCCCCATACTATGGGAACCAGATTGGCCATCAATCCATTTCtccaaaacttttctgttaaGTAGTCTTTGCAATGCCAAGAGTTTTCAAAGGCGAGATAAAATTTGTAGGGTCGCAAAAAGGCCAGAAAATCTGAGATATCTTTCGATATTGGAGATTTATAACACTTACCGTGCAAATCAATATCCAGTCCAAGTTTGATCAATTTTTCGACATATCGCATGCGATCAATTGATCCTTCAGACCTGTTACAGTTGCTGACGATCCATACAGCAAGACGTCTTTTGGAAGCAATTATTTGATTTATGTAATTGTCGATTGAAGCCCGGTCGTCATTAGGAATAGAACGCCTTACATAGTCTGCATTGCCTATGTACCACATGATATCCGCGTCCCGTCGATAAGATAGGGTGTAGTTGAACATCGTATCAAATGTCCCTTCCATGTTTTCTAACAAACGATAGGTTTTTCCTGGGTCATCCCTTTGCCACAACACATATGCTTGTTCCTTGCGTCTGtattatgaaaacaatttttatactCGCATATATTTAGAGAGATACATACATTGCTCTCTTACACGTTGTTTAAACATATACGTTTATGCTGTTTACTGATTACCTGACTTACTTTGTTAATGTCGGAAACACTGAAGTATGCAGTGAAATATTAAGCAATTTAAACAGATTTGAGACGGTTTTACTCTTAACGGAAACGTTTTAGACGAAAATACTGataacttttacaaatatgTATGGTAACTGTCTATTACCGGGTGTTTTTGGACGGCAGATCATTCAAGTGACGTATGTAGGGAGTGTTATCAAAGAGTACCACGTTGCTTTTATTCAGGGTTCTTCTGTCCGTAGTCAGCCTACATTTCCcacaaacaccaaaaaaaattctttctaaAAGAGTTTCTTTGTTCTTTTCCATTATAGCAGGAGGCCACCAGACCAGTATAACCGGCATATTGTCATCCAACTGCTCGCGAAGGCCATTTTTCATTATAGAATAAGATGGTTCTTTTGTCCATGATTTGTCTCTCCTCACTTGCAGAGATACCGGATCGCGAAAGACGTTTaagaaaaattcatttttggAAATTGCATCCTGGTTTTGCATGTAAAGAGTCCCTGTACCCACATTTTTTTCGTATTTAGTTATGTCCGAAGCGTCTTTCTGGGCAGTGTTGCCATTTTTCTGCTTTGAAAGCTTCActgctttttgttttaaagacGCTAAAGTGTTCAAGATTTGAGGGTGGTTTCTTTCTTGCTCAACTTCATTTCGTATTTCCTCAATATCATAAACTTTCAAAATGTTCTCTTTTTGGTGCGAATTATTTTCCAGCTCGTCTACGCTTTCGCCTCTATTTGAGGTAATATAAGAAAACGTGCAAATTATCAGCACAAAGCTAATTAGCATCCATCCGTCACTTCCTTTGAATCTTTTCGCCCTAAACCTATTCTTTTTTAGTTTCGATCTCATATTATGCAAGCAAAAACTTTCTAATGCTTAGATTACTGTATGTGGTTATAACCTGCTAGCACCCGTGTGTTTCACTAAAGTAATCGTTGACTTGAATAAGATTATTTCTCGCTATAGCTTACGGCCATAAATTCAAGTGCACACTTTGTAACCGTAGACAGTCTCATAGCAACAGATATTGCCTGAAGCAAAAGCGCGAACCGCTCTAGAAATAGAACGTTGGTTCGACAACTTAATGAATCTTCAGCATTCCAACATTTTGTTGTCAtggttaaacgtttaaaatgcTTGGGGCAGTTTTAGGCTTTCGgcagtttgttgttttctgtATTAGAGCCATGCCGCAACAACGGTTGTTCGGCCCACACAAGATGGCCACCAGCGCAAAGGGTGGCCAGTTTTGACTGACAGAAACAAATATTCAGCAGCGTCACTCTCATCTTTAGGTAAAACCCAAAAATGCAGTTTCGCGTAATAGCTAGGATTACGTTGTAAACATGAGATTTTAACACCGACACTAATGCTTTGCTTTATTAGATATGAGGTGgcattttttccttttttgatttaataaaacggaagataaacaaaaacaaaacataaccAAGAGAAATTTTCGGAAGCGGTACATAAAATGCTAAATTATGGGACGGCATTTTTAGCTTCCGTACTGGTTCTTTTCACTTCTGATTCGATCTCTGTTCGACATtatattaaaagtaaaattcacaaattaaaatgttatttaatgcatataataattaaaacataCATCATAAGagcaattaaaaacaatgaagAATTAATACAAGAATAATTAGAACTGACAAAGGTTTAGCTATATGAAAGGATCACTTCAGAAGTTACACGAATAGGTTACATCACAAGGAACAATCGGAATTTGTACCATTTAAGTCACATGACTCAGTGAGCAACGGTTTACTTCCGGAATTACTTCTCGTTTTCTTCTCACGAAAAGATCTTTTTGATGGCGATCTGTTACCacctaaaaatgttttcacatCAAACGAAAAGCTTTGAATTTCGGAAGCGTCTTGATCGACCATTGAGTTTGGTTTGTGCACAACTTGTGCTTGACCTGCTTGCTCTGCATCCCCCGTGTCTGATTCATCGATGTATGGCATCGTTCCTATTCTTTCCAAAGAACAACAAGTTTCCGTGTTCGCTTTTGGGTTGTTCATCTGGCATTCGTAATGTTGCCCAATCCCGTTTCGGTCGTAAATATTCGGACAACTTACCGACGacaaaacattattttctTCGACGTTTTTTCTGATgggttttatttcataaagcTTTATAACCTGCCTCTCACGTTTCTCTGCTTTTTTCCCAAGTTTGTTTGTGCGCTGACCGTTTGCTGGGTTTGGGGAAGACGACCTAGGTAAGTTCCATGATTGTATGGAGTTGCAATAAGGAATCCGATTTGTGTTGTTGGTTCGTATTCCACCCATTCCACTTAGGACCATGTTGGTTTTGTTCATCGTTCTAAGTATATTCGTGAATAAAAGCTTAGGCAAACTTTCCACCCTACCAACACTAAAATATATTGGCAATATGTGACAActttaataataacaatgaaatgtttatcATGGTTCCAGACATTTTGGTTTCCTACAAGTGATATTCCAACAAAAATTCTATACAACCTGAATTTGACCCATTCAATCAATAACTCAAAATATATATTCTTGTTTGTAACTTCCACTGTTTTactcaaaataaaatcttgttAGCTATTCCCccttaatttacatttaacTTGTAAAAGCGGTAAAACAGTGACCGTCATGCAAAGTTCAAACTTTCGAAGTTTTAGTATGGTGCATCAGTTGGCATATAACTTACCTTGGCGACATAGAGAATTGTGATGCTGATCCATTTTGTCTGTGGAGTTTCTGCGGCTTTCGCCTTCTGAGTAAAGCttcattttttgaattaaCTCTCTCCTTATAAACTCTCTGCTCATCCATCAAATCGTACAGCCCTGACCTTAGACGATGTATTCGGCTTATCATAACACTGCAACATCTGTTCAAATAAATTAGTCAAAAAACAACGTTTGGCCGCAGGATATGCTCACAGAACTGTTAACAATTAAATTCTACGCATATTCTCTACCAAGCTCAGGTAGAAGATGTAGGTGTAAAGTAGTTCAAATGACTGATATTAATATTTGTATAGTTCATACTAATAATAAGGTTCT
Above is a window of Clavelina lepadiformis chromosome 8, kaClaLepa1.1, whole genome shotgun sequence DNA encoding:
- the LOC143468119 gene encoding 4-galactosyl-N-acetylglucosaminide 3-alpha-L-fucosyltransferase 9-like codes for the protein MRSKLKKNRFRAKRFKGSDGWMLISFVLIICTFSYITSNRGESVDELENNSHQKENILKVYDIEEIRNEVEQERNHPQILNTLASLKQKAVKLSKQKNGNTAQKDASDITKYEKNVGTGTLYMQNQDAISKNEFFLNVFRDPVSLQVRRDKSWTKEPSYSIMKNGLREQLDDNMPVILVWWPPAIMEKNKETLLERIFFGVCGKCRLTTDRRTLNKSNVVLFDNTPYIRHLNDLPSKNTRRKEQAYVLWQRDDPGKTYRLLENMEGTFDTMFNYTLSYRRDADIMWYIGNADYVRRSIPNDDRASIDNYINQIIASKRRLAVWIVSNCNRSEGSIDRMRYVEKLIKLGLDIDLHGKCYKSPISKDISDFLAFLRPYKFYLAFENSWHCKDYLTEKFWRNGLMANLVPIVWGPSREDVAALAPKYSFIHVEDFESPQKLVEYMHYLDKNDSAYREYFHWKKEPIPVNVPTQMLRPGYESPICKICRVLVDNGGALPHKTLDSSIKWLFGDQTINSSCISSGYITPETPILSVKQKP